The following proteins are encoded in a genomic region of Hymenobacter siberiensis:
- a CDS encoding 1-(5-phosphoribosyl)-5-[(5-phosphoribosylamino)methylideneamino]imidazole-4-carboxamide isomerase, protein MEIIPAIDLINGQCVRLSAGDFARQTTYDADPVAVARRFADAGLRRLHLVDLDGARAGQPVNLAVLEAIASQTSLDIDAGGGIQTAAALVQVLGAGAAHATAGSLAVREPATVQAWLAQYGSDTIFLGADYKGAHIVINAWVDQSDLTLTGFVADYLAAGGTTFICTDVSKDGLLQGPSLPTYRLLVEQFPTARFIASGGVTTIGDLELLVEAGMHGAIIGKALYEGTIALADLQRFL, encoded by the coding sequence GTGGAGATTATCCCTGCTATCGACCTCATCAACGGCCAGTGCGTCCGGCTGAGTGCCGGTGATTTTGCCCGGCAAACCACCTATGATGCCGACCCCGTAGCCGTTGCCCGGCGTTTTGCCGATGCGGGGCTGCGCCGCCTGCACTTAGTCGACCTCGACGGTGCCCGCGCCGGCCAGCCGGTCAACCTGGCCGTACTGGAAGCCATTGCCAGTCAAACCAGTCTCGATATTGACGCCGGCGGGGGAATTCAAACGGCGGCGGCTTTGGTGCAGGTGCTGGGTGCCGGGGCTGCCCACGCTACCGCTGGCAGCCTGGCCGTTCGCGAGCCTGCCACCGTGCAGGCCTGGCTGGCGCAGTACGGGTCCGATACTATTTTTCTCGGAGCCGACTACAAAGGTGCCCACATCGTTATCAATGCCTGGGTTGACCAGAGCGACCTGACACTGACCGGCTTCGTGGCCGATTACCTGGCGGCCGGCGGCACCACCTTTATCTGCACCGACGTGAGCAAAGACGGCCTGCTGCAAGGCCCATCGCTGCCCACCTACCGTTTGCTGGTGGAGCAGTTTCCTACGGCGCGCTTTATTGCCAGCGGCGGCGTGACCACCATTGGCGACCTGGAACTCCTTGTGGAGGCCGGTATGCACGGAGCCATCATCGGCAAGGCGCTCTACGAGGGCACCATTGCGTTGGCCGATTTGCAGCGGTTCCTGTAG
- a CDS encoding sterol desaturase family protein, whose amino-acid sequence MLVIIFAVFAGCFLLERLIPGWKLPAVPTWTIRVLAVNFVQLLVVILAGLSWEKWLSAYSLFHLSRHVPSWAGGLLAYFVATFVFYWWHRLRHTVDFLWLHFHQIHHSPQRIEVITSFYKHPVEMTVNSIIGGLLIYTLLGLNAEAGAIYTLCTALGEFFYHTNVRTPRWIGYIFQRPEMHRIHHEYEKHTNNYGDIVWWDMLFGTYHNPEKFTTSCGFDPPKEERLLDMLRFKDVHK is encoded by the coding sequence ATGCTCGTCATCATTTTTGCCGTGTTCGCCGGCTGCTTTCTACTCGAACGCCTCATTCCGGGTTGGAAGCTGCCTGCCGTGCCCACCTGGACCATCCGGGTGCTGGCCGTCAATTTCGTGCAACTACTCGTGGTTATTCTGGCGGGCCTGAGCTGGGAAAAATGGCTTTCGGCGTATTCGCTCTTTCATCTGTCGCGGCACGTACCGTCCTGGGCGGGCGGACTGCTGGCCTACTTCGTGGCTACGTTCGTGTTTTACTGGTGGCACCGCTTGCGCCACACCGTCGACTTCCTATGGCTGCACTTCCACCAGATACACCACAGCCCCCAGCGCATTGAAGTTATCACATCCTTCTACAAGCACCCAGTGGAGATGACGGTCAACTCCATCATCGGCGGGTTGCTCATTTATACCCTGTTAGGGCTGAATGCCGAAGCAGGCGCGATTTATACGCTTTGTACGGCGCTGGGCGAATTTTTCTACCATACCAACGTGCGTACGCCGCGCTGGATAGGCTACATTTTTCAGCGGCCCGAGATGCACCGCATTCACCACGAGTACGAAAAGCACACCAATAATTACGGCGACATCGTATGGTGGGACATGCTGTTCGGCACCTACCATAACCCCGAAAAGTTCACCACTTCCTGCGGCTTCGACCCACCAAAGGAGGAGCGTCTACTTGATATGCTACGTTTTAAGGACGTGCATAAGTAG
- the hisB gene encoding bifunctional histidinol-phosphatase/imidazoleglycerol-phosphate dehydratase HisB, translated as MKKALFIDRDGTILVEPQPSQQIDGLTPDKFQFLPGAISALARIARDLPEYELVLVTNQDGLGTASFPEDTFWPAHQLMRDILATEGVHFAAEHVDRSFPHEGLPTRKPGTGLLGEYLDPANGYDLPNSYVIGDRLTDVQLAENLGSQAILIGEEPDPRAALTTTSWDAIYHFLRYPARIAVIERNTNETQIAIRLNLDGTGQTDIHTGLGFFDHMLEQLGRHSGVDLHISVKGDLHIDEHHTVEDTALALGTAFSQALGDKRGLARYGFLLPMDEALAQAAIDFAGRPWLVWDAEFKRERVGDLPTELFFHFFKSFTDNSRATLNISCQGDNEHHKIEAIFKAVAKAIKMALVRDASTAIPSTKGIL; from the coding sequence TTGAAAAAGGCGCTTTTTATCGACCGCGACGGCACTATCCTCGTCGAGCCCCAGCCCAGTCAGCAAATCGACGGCCTCACGCCCGATAAGTTTCAGTTCCTGCCCGGGGCTATCAGTGCGCTGGCGCGCATTGCCCGCGATTTACCCGAGTACGAGTTGGTGCTGGTAACCAACCAGGATGGGCTGGGCACCGCCAGCTTCCCGGAAGACACCTTCTGGCCGGCCCATCAGCTCATGCGCGATATTCTGGCCACCGAAGGCGTTCATTTCGCCGCCGAGCACGTCGACCGCAGCTTTCCGCACGAAGGCCTGCCCACCCGCAAGCCCGGCACGGGCCTGCTCGGTGAGTACCTCGACCCCGCCAACGGCTACGACCTGCCCAATTCCTATGTTATCGGCGACCGGCTGACCGATGTCCAGCTTGCCGAGAACCTCGGCAGCCAGGCCATTCTGATAGGAGAGGAGCCCGACCCCCGCGCCGCCCTCACCACCACCAGCTGGGATGCCATTTACCATTTCCTGCGCTACCCGGCCCGCATCGCCGTTATCGAGCGCAACACCAACGAAACCCAGATTGCCATCCGCCTAAACCTGGACGGTACCGGCCAGACGGATATCCACACCGGCCTCGGTTTCTTCGACCACATGCTGGAGCAGCTAGGCCGGCACAGCGGAGTCGACTTACACATAAGTGTAAAAGGCGATTTACACATTGATGAACATCACACCGTTGAGGATACGGCTCTGGCTCTTGGCACCGCCTTCTCTCAGGCCCTGGGCGACAAGCGCGGTCTGGCCCGCTATGGTTTCCTGCTGCCCATGGACGAAGCCCTGGCCCAGGCGGCCATCGACTTTGCCGGACGGCCCTGGCTGGTGTGGGACGCTGAATTTAAGCGCGAGCGGGTAGGGGACTTGCCTACCGAGCTGTTCTTCCACTTTTTCAAGTCCTTTACCGACAACTCCCGGGCTACACTCAACATTTCCTGCCAGGGCGATAATGAGCATCATAAGATTGAAGCTATTTTCAAAGCTGTAGCCAAGGCCATTAAAATGGCGTTGGTGCGTGATGCCTCTACGGCTATTCCCAGCACTAAGGGAATATTGTAG
- the hisH gene encoding imidazole glycerol phosphate synthase subunit HisH, whose amino-acid sequence MEIAVVDYKGGNVQSVLFALERLGAQSILTADPEVLRRADKVLFPGEGEASSAMQALQESGLDLVLPTLTQPFLGICLGMQLLGTHSDENDTPMLGLLPFQVQRFVADADHKVPHMGWNNLQDLRGPLLAGLTEADHVYFVHSYYAPVGPYTIAQAEHPAPFSAAVQHRNFYGVQFHTEKSGGVGTRILANFLAL is encoded by the coding sequence ATGGAAATCGCAGTAGTAGATTACAAAGGGGGCAACGTGCAATCAGTACTCTTTGCTTTGGAGCGGTTGGGTGCGCAATCTATTCTTACCGCCGACCCCGAAGTATTGCGGCGCGCCGATAAGGTGCTTTTTCCGGGCGAAGGGGAAGCCTCATCGGCTATGCAGGCCTTGCAGGAGTCGGGCCTCGACTTGGTGCTGCCCACCCTCACCCAGCCGTTCCTGGGCATCTGTCTGGGTATGCAGCTGCTGGGCACGCACAGCGATGAGAACGATACGCCCATGCTCGGGCTGCTGCCTTTTCAGGTGCAGCGGTTCGTCGCCGACGCGGACCACAAAGTCCCCCATATGGGTTGGAACAACCTGCAGGATTTACGCGGGCCATTGCTGGCTGGGCTTACCGAGGCCGACCACGTGTACTTTGTGCACAGCTATTATGCCCCCGTGGGGCCATATACCATTGCGCAGGCCGAGCATCCCGCCCCATTTAGCGCGGCGGTACAACACCGCAACTTCTACGGCGTGCAGTTTCACACCGAGAAAAGCGGGGGCGTGGGCACGCGCATTCTGGCCAATTTTCTGGCGCTGTAG
- the hisD gene encoding histidinol dehydrogenase, translating to MQLYSYPDPSLWATLQQRPAAAEAPQVAARVRAIFEQVRAGGDAALLTLAAELDKATLTSLLVSEAEFAAAAAQVPAELQAAIRQAKTNIEAFHTAQREPELRVETMPGVMCSRRAVPVQRVGLYVPGGSAPLFSTLLMLGVPARLVGCPEVVVCTPPQADGSVSPVILFVAQLLGIDKVVKAGGAQAVAALALGTASVPAVDKIFGPGNRYVTAAKQLAAAEFGVAIDMPAGPSEVLVIADASANPAFVAADLLSQAEHGPDSQVVVLSDSSAVLEQVQAEVARQLVLLPRRDVAAQALESSRAILLADANRMLEFSNQYAPEHLILATDNADALAAQVTNAGSVFLGHLTPEAVGDYASGTNHTLPTSGYARQYSGVSLDSFVKKITFQRLSAEGLQAIGPVVETMAEAEGLAAHARAVTLRLASLDANNPTTAPANPYAGLIRPSVVRMQPYSSARDEFEGMAPVMLDANENSLGSVGPDDFSRYPDPHQRAIKADLARLKGVMPNQIFLGNGSDEAIDLLVRLTCMPGQDAIVICPPTYGMYEVAANLNDVRVERLPLTVDFQLPADAAEKLAASNAKLVFLCSPNNPTGNLLAQEAVETILRSFRGLVIVDEAYADFADAPSWITRLAEFPRLVVMQTFSKAWGLAGLRLGVAYASAELIAYLDKIKPPYNISAATQQHALAALAAAPRLPEMRTELLEGRRWLFAQLAEVAIVEHIFSSDANFLLVRFTVDATAVYDQLRSRGIVVRNRTTQPGCAGCLRLTVGTTAENSQLVQALAEIGAETQVSIAASNIQ from the coding sequence ATGCAGCTATATTCCTATCCCGACCCCAGCCTGTGGGCCACGCTCCAGCAGCGCCCCGCCGCCGCCGAAGCCCCCCAGGTTGCCGCCCGCGTCCGGGCCATTTTTGAGCAGGTACGCGCTGGCGGCGATGCCGCGCTGCTGACCTTAGCCGCTGAGCTCGACAAAGCCACGCTGACCAGCCTGCTGGTTTCCGAAGCTGAATTCGCTGCCGCCGCCGCGCAGGTTCCGGCCGAATTACAAGCCGCCATCCGCCAGGCCAAAACCAATATTGAAGCATTCCACACGGCCCAGCGCGAACCCGAATTGCGGGTTGAAACCATGCCGGGCGTGATGTGCTCGCGCCGGGCCGTGCCGGTGCAGCGCGTGGGTCTGTACGTTCCCGGCGGTTCGGCTCCGCTCTTCAGTACGCTGCTGATGCTGGGCGTGCCGGCCCGCCTGGTTGGTTGCCCCGAGGTAGTGGTGTGCACTCCGCCGCAGGCCGATGGCTCGGTGAGCCCGGTTATTCTATTCGTGGCGCAGCTGCTGGGCATCGATAAAGTGGTGAAAGCCGGTGGGGCGCAAGCCGTAGCGGCTCTGGCGCTGGGTACGGCCAGCGTGCCGGCTGTCGATAAGATTTTTGGTCCCGGCAACCGCTACGTGACCGCCGCCAAGCAGCTGGCCGCTGCCGAGTTCGGCGTAGCCATCGACATGCCCGCCGGCCCCTCGGAGGTGTTGGTTATCGCTGATGCCAGCGCTAACCCAGCCTTCGTGGCCGCCGACTTGCTGTCGCAGGCCGAGCACGGTCCCGATTCGCAGGTGGTGGTGCTGAGTGATTCCAGCGCGGTATTGGAGCAGGTGCAGGCCGAAGTGGCCCGCCAGCTGGTCCTGCTGCCCCGGCGCGACGTAGCCGCCCAGGCTTTGGAAAGTAGCCGTGCCATTTTGCTGGCCGATGCCAACCGCATGCTGGAGTTTTCCAACCAGTACGCCCCCGAGCACCTTATTCTGGCCACCGACAACGCCGACGCGCTGGCCGCCCAGGTCACCAACGCGGGCTCCGTTTTCCTGGGGCACCTTACGCCCGAAGCCGTGGGCGACTACGCCTCCGGCACCAATCACACGCTGCCCACCAGCGGCTACGCCCGCCAGTACAGCGGCGTGTCGCTCGATTCATTCGTAAAGAAAATTACCTTCCAGCGCCTCTCCGCCGAAGGCCTGCAAGCCATCGGCCCGGTAGTGGAGACCATGGCCGAAGCCGAAGGCTTGGCCGCGCACGCCCGCGCCGTAACCCTGCGACTGGCATCGCTGGATGCCAACAATCCAACCACTGCTCCCGCCAATCCCTACGCCGGCCTCATTCGCCCCAGCGTAGTGCGGATGCAGCCGTATTCCTCGGCCCGCGATGAGTTTGAGGGCATGGCCCCGGTCATGCTCGATGCTAATGAGAACAGCCTGGGCTCCGTGGGTCCCGACGATTTCAGCCGCTACCCCGACCCGCACCAGCGCGCCATCAAGGCCGATTTGGCTCGGCTGAAAGGGGTGATGCCGAACCAGATTTTCCTCGGCAACGGCTCCGACGAAGCCATCGACCTGCTCGTGCGCCTCACCTGTATGCCGGGCCAGGATGCCATCGTCATCTGCCCGCCCACCTACGGCATGTACGAGGTGGCTGCCAACCTCAACGACGTGCGCGTGGAGCGCCTGCCGCTGACCGTCGATTTTCAGCTGCCCGCCGATGCCGCCGAAAAACTCGCGGCTTCCAATGCCAAGCTGGTTTTCCTGTGCTCGCCGAATAACCCCACCGGCAATTTGCTCGCGCAGGAAGCCGTTGAAACCATTCTGCGCAGCTTCCGGGGTCTGGTGATTGTTGATGAAGCCTACGCCGACTTTGCCGATGCGCCCAGCTGGATTACCCGCCTGGCCGAGTTTCCGCGCCTGGTCGTGATGCAGACCTTCTCCAAAGCCTGGGGCCTGGCCGGTTTGCGGCTGGGTGTGGCGTACGCCTCGGCCGAGCTCATTGCCTATCTTGATAAAATCAAGCCGCCCTATAACATCTCGGCCGCTACCCAGCAGCACGCGCTGGCGGCCCTGGCCGCCGCGCCGCGCCTGCCCGAAATGCGGACGGAGCTACTGGAAGGCCGGCGCTGGCTGTTTGCGCAGTTGGCCGAAGTAGCCATCGTGGAGCATATTTTTTCTTCCGATGCCAACTTCCTGCTGGTGCGCTTCACGGTCGATGCCACTGCCGTGTACGACCAGCTCCGCAGCCGCGGCATCGTGGTGCGCAACCGTACCACGCAGCCCGGCTGTGCCGGCTGCCTCCGCCTCACGGTGGGCACCACGGCCGAAAATAGCCAGCTCGTACAGGCGCTCGCAGAAATCGGGGCCGAAACCCAGGTTTCGATTGCCGCGTCCAATATCCAATAA
- a CDS encoding TonB-dependent receptor has protein sequence MKQPSTPPLSSVPVIRNVECRLVLLGVLALGPLQITTVWAQAISSEQTKSGTVVTLTGTLRDASGQPLELAAVGVEGQPGGTNTNVDGAFVLPVRVPVTDQNVVLVVRRLGFITLRQPLRLPAEAGKPLRLTMRLDTKALSNVRVTGRSNQADTREQVSVTRIDPRSAKEIPSPFGDFNAILKTLPGVVSNNELSSTYNVRGGNYDENLVYVNGFEIYRPFLVTSAQQEGLSFINPDLVKQVEFSSGGWQPKYGDKLASVLSVDYKTPEKFAASLTASLVGGAAHAEARSANGRVSYLAGVRYKNAQYVLSSLKQAQGGYNPTFYDAQAFVNIGLGKKEDMQRTTLGLLGVVAHNDYRFSPETGQATFSTGTNQFTRVFIAYDGRERMQFDTYQTGLNLKHDFSSKLQMELLGSALISREFEYRDVEAAYTFAEINRDPTSPDFNQTVRQRNIGSQFKHSRNNLTAQIFTAETRGRWAPAANHTVRWGAKIGREKITDKLDEYSFADSADYVPDARRTRLLSDLSLQSTRTQGFVQDTWNLDSLTALTYGARAHYWTTNGQLVISPRVQFSQISRSHPNRSFKAAVGVYYQPPFYRELRNQAGDRTDPSQPLIQTANLNVELRAQKSYHFIVGKEINFRQYGRPFKFSAEAYYKYLTDVVPYDVDNVRLRYFAKNNARAYAAGFDTRISGEFVKGAESWFSLGVLTTRENVDGDSLNVVDASGKVTGREPKGYIRRPQDQRLNVGIFFQDHLPDNPSVRGYVNFVFGTGLPFSPPNLPDLRGTADLTRSYNRVDLGFSKVVGLKNNNAPKDHFYSFESLWLGLEILNVFAANNVAGYSYLQDVNGVTYSVPSYLSQRIVNLRLIARF, from the coding sequence GTGAAACAACCCTCTACGCCGCCGTTGTCGTCAGTGCCAGTTATTAGGAATGTTGAGTGCCGCCTGGTATTGCTGGGCGTGCTGGCCCTGGGGCCGTTGCAAATAACCACGGTTTGGGCGCAGGCTATCAGCTCGGAACAAACCAAGTCCGGCACGGTCGTGACCCTCACCGGGACGCTCCGCGACGCCAGCGGGCAGCCACTGGAGCTGGCTGCGGTGGGAGTGGAGGGCCAGCCCGGCGGTACAAACACCAACGTCGATGGTGCGTTCGTGCTGCCTGTGCGTGTACCGGTCACGGACCAGAATGTAGTGCTGGTGGTGCGCCGCCTGGGCTTTATCACACTACGGCAGCCTTTGCGGCTGCCTGCTGAGGCCGGCAAACCCCTGCGATTAACCATGCGCCTCGATACCAAGGCGCTGAGCAATGTGCGCGTCACGGGCCGCTCCAACCAGGCTGATACCCGCGAGCAGGTCAGCGTTACGCGCATTGACCCGCGCTCGGCCAAGGAAATTCCCTCACCGTTTGGCGATTTCAACGCCATTCTCAAGACGCTGCCCGGCGTGGTGTCGAATAACGAGTTGAGCAGTACGTACAATGTGCGGGGCGGCAACTACGATGAGAACCTGGTGTACGTCAACGGCTTCGAGATTTATCGGCCGTTTCTCGTTACCTCGGCCCAGCAGGAGGGCCTGAGCTTCATCAACCCCGATTTGGTGAAGCAGGTGGAGTTCAGCAGCGGAGGCTGGCAGCCGAAGTACGGCGACAAGCTGGCATCGGTGCTGAGCGTGGATTACAAGACACCTGAGAAATTTGCCGCCTCGCTCACGGCCAGCTTGGTGGGGGGCGCGGCCCACGCCGAAGCCCGCTCGGCGAATGGCCGCGTGAGCTACCTGGCCGGCGTGCGCTACAAGAACGCGCAGTACGTGTTGAGCTCCCTGAAACAGGCGCAGGGCGGCTACAATCCCACTTTTTACGACGCGCAGGCGTTCGTGAACATCGGCCTGGGCAAGAAGGAGGACATGCAGCGCACCACGCTGGGCCTGCTGGGGGTGGTGGCGCACAACGACTACCGCTTCTCGCCCGAAACCGGCCAGGCCACGTTTTCGACCGGCACCAACCAGTTCACCCGCGTGTTCATCGCCTACGATGGGCGCGAGCGGATGCAGTTCGACACCTACCAAACGGGCCTGAACCTGAAGCATGACTTCTCCTCGAAGCTGCAGATGGAGCTGCTGGGCTCGGCCCTGATTTCGCGTGAGTTTGAGTACCGCGACGTGGAAGCGGCCTACACCTTCGCTGAAATCAACCGCGACCCGACCTCGCCCGATTTCAACCAGACCGTGCGCCAGCGCAACATCGGCTCGCAGTTCAAGCACTCGCGCAATAACCTCACGGCGCAGATTTTCACGGCCGAAACCCGGGGCCGCTGGGCTCCCGCCGCCAACCACACTGTGCGCTGGGGCGCTAAAATCGGCCGCGAAAAAATCACCGATAAGCTCGACGAGTACAGCTTTGCCGACTCGGCCGATTACGTGCCCGATGCCCGCCGTACCCGTCTGCTGTCGGACCTGAGCCTGCAAAGCACCCGCACCCAGGGTTTTGTGCAGGACACCTGGAACCTCGATTCGCTAACCGCCCTCACCTACGGGGCCCGGGCCCACTACTGGACCACCAACGGCCAGCTGGTTATCAGCCCCCGGGTGCAGTTCTCGCAAATCAGCCGCTCGCACCCCAACCGCTCGTTTAAGGCGGCCGTGGGCGTGTACTACCAGCCGCCGTTCTACCGCGAGCTGCGCAATCAGGCCGGCGACCGTACCGACCCCAGCCAGCCTCTGATTCAAACCGCCAACCTAAACGTGGAGCTGCGCGCCCAGAAATCCTACCACTTTATCGTGGGCAAGGAAATCAACTTCCGGCAGTATGGCCGGCCTTTCAAGTTTTCGGCCGAAGCCTACTACAAGTATCTCACCGACGTGGTGCCTTACGACGTGGATAACGTGCGCCTGCGCTACTTCGCCAAGAACAATGCCCGTGCCTACGCCGCTGGCTTCGATACCCGCATCAGCGGCGAGTTTGTGAAGGGGGCCGAATCTTGGTTCAGCCTCGGTGTGCTCACCACCCGCGAAAACGTGGATGGCGACTCGCTGAACGTGGTGGATGCCAGCGGCAAAGTGACTGGCCGCGAGCCCAAAGGCTATATTCGCCGCCCGCAGGACCAGCGTCTGAACGTGGGCATTTTCTTCCAGGACCACCTGCCGGATAACCCTTCGGTGCGTGGCTACGTCAACTTCGTGTTCGGCACGGGCCTGCCATTCAGCCCGCCCAACCTGCCCGACCTGCGCGGCACCGCTGACCTCACCCGCAGCTACAACCGTGTCGATTTGGGTTTTTCTAAAGTGGTGGGCCTGAAAAACAACAACGCCCCCAAAGACCATTTCTACAGCTTCGAGAGCCTCTGGTTGGGCCTGGAAATCCTCAACGTGTTTGCCGCCAATAACGTAGCCGGCTACAGCTATCTGCAGGATGTGAACGGCGTGACGTATTCGGTGCCCAGCTACCTTTCGCAGCGCATCGTGAACCTGCGGCTGATTGCGCGGTTTTAG
- a CDS encoding Crp/Fnr family transcriptional regulator, translating to MVPFLAFIDAIQPVSPALAQALTAVVRREILPARHLLLRPGDVARRVYFLETGLVRGYTLLHGREVSSWFMQAGDFVISILSFFAQQPSAEYLELLEPAVVHSVSYNELQQLYHDFPEFNYVGRRLLEKYYVLSEQRAQNLRSHTAAERYELLLRDFPTVFQRVALQHIASHLGMAPETLSRLRNKAT from the coding sequence ATGGTCCCATTCCTTGCTTTTATTGATGCTATTCAGCCGGTTAGTCCTGCATTGGCGCAGGCCCTGACGGCTGTAGTAAGGCGGGAAATACTGCCGGCCCGTCACCTGTTGCTGCGGCCCGGCGATGTGGCCCGGCGCGTGTACTTTTTAGAAACCGGACTGGTGCGGGGCTACACGCTGCTGCACGGCCGAGAGGTTTCGTCGTGGTTTATGCAGGCCGGCGACTTCGTGATTTCAATCCTGAGCTTCTTCGCGCAGCAGCCTTCAGCCGAATACCTTGAACTGCTGGAGCCCGCCGTGGTGCACTCCGTTAGCTACAACGAGCTGCAGCAGCTGTACCACGATTTCCCCGAGTTTAACTACGTGGGACGACGGCTGCTGGAAAAGTATTACGTGCTCAGCGAGCAACGGGCCCAGAACCTGCGCTCGCACACGGCGGCCGAACGCTACGAACTACTGCTGCGCGACTTCCCCACGGTATTTCAACGGGTGGCACTGCAGCACATCGCCTCGCACCTGGGCATGGCCCCGGAAACACTGAGCCGCCTGCGCAACAAAGCCACCTGA
- the hisF gene encoding imidazole glycerol phosphate synthase subunit HisF, with the protein MVKKRLIPCLDVRDGRTVKGIQFEGLRDAGDPVALAARYALEGADELVFLDITATNQRRQPLTELVRDIARVLDIPFTVGGGISTVADVEALLLSGADKVSINSAALARPAFISDLARRFGSQCVVVAVDARLVDQEWQVMTRAGTTPTGRQAVDWCRMAADLGAGELLLTSMSHDGTKAGFALELTRAVSDAVSVPVIASGGAGQPSDFTAVFEAGGADAALAASIFHFNETALPALKQYLHTAGIAVRL; encoded by the coding sequence GTGGTTAAGAAAAGACTTATTCCCTGCCTTGATGTCCGCGACGGTCGTACCGTAAAGGGCATTCAATTTGAAGGCCTGCGTGATGCCGGAGACCCTGTGGCGCTGGCGGCCCGCTACGCTCTCGAAGGAGCCGATGAGCTGGTATTTCTCGACATCACGGCCACCAATCAGCGTCGGCAGCCGCTGACGGAGCTGGTGCGTGACATCGCCCGCGTGCTGGATATTCCTTTCACCGTGGGCGGCGGCATCAGTACCGTGGCCGACGTGGAAGCCCTGCTGCTGAGCGGTGCCGATAAGGTTTCCATCAACTCCGCCGCCTTGGCTCGTCCCGCTTTCATATCGGATTTAGCCCGGCGTTTCGGTTCCCAGTGCGTAGTAGTGGCAGTCGATGCCCGGTTGGTGGACCAAGAGTGGCAGGTAATGACCCGCGCCGGAACTACGCCCACAGGCCGCCAGGCCGTAGACTGGTGCCGCATGGCCGCCGATTTGGGGGCCGGTGAGCTGCTGCTCACGTCAATGAGCCACGACGGCACCAAGGCCGGTTTCGCGCTGGAACTGACCCGGGCGGTCAGCGACGCCGTATCCGTTCCTGTCATTGCCTCCGGTGGTGCTGGCCAGCCTTCTGATTTTACCGCTGTTTTCGAAGCTGGCGGGGCGGATGCGGCATTGGCGGCCAGCATTTTCCACTTTAACGAAACCGCTTTGCCGGCGCTGAAGCAATATCTGCACACGGCAGGAATTGCCGTGCGCCTGTAA
- the hisG gene encoding ATP phosphoribosyltransferase translates to MLRLAIQKSGRLSEDSLALIRECGINFLSTSYKLKTEATNFPLEILFLRDDDIPGYVKDGVADLGIVGQNVLVEAGYPNLEVETLGFSKCRLSLAVPRADAYPSIEVLQGKNIATSYPNILGRYLAEHGVQANLHTISGSVEIAPSIGLAEAICDIVSSGSTLLGNGLREVETVFRSEAVLIAQPNLTAEQQDLLEQLLFRMQAVRRAKRSKYIVLNAPVSALEEVRRLLPGIKSPTITPLAEAGWVSVQSVVQEDEFWHITSQLKAVGAEGILVLPIEKMIA, encoded by the coding sequence ATGCTCCGTTTAGCTATTCAAAAGTCCGGCCGTCTGAGCGAGGACTCCCTTGCCCTCATCCGCGAGTGCGGCATCAATTTCCTGAGCACCTCCTACAAGCTCAAGACCGAAGCCACCAATTTTCCGCTCGAAATCCTGTTTCTTCGCGATGATGACATTCCCGGCTACGTAAAAGATGGCGTGGCCGACCTCGGCATCGTAGGCCAGAACGTGCTGGTGGAAGCCGGCTACCCCAATCTGGAAGTCGAAACCCTTGGTTTCAGCAAGTGCCGCCTGAGCTTGGCCGTGCCCCGCGCCGATGCTTACCCGTCCATTGAGGTGCTGCAGGGCAAGAACATCGCCACCTCATACCCCAATATCCTTGGCCGCTACCTGGCCGAGCATGGCGTGCAGGCCAACCTGCACACCATCAGCGGCTCGGTCGAAATTGCGCCCAGTATCGGGCTGGCCGAGGCTATTTGTGATATCGTGAGCAGCGGCTCAACCTTGCTCGGCAACGGTCTGCGCGAAGTCGAAACCGTTTTCCGCTCTGAGGCCGTGCTCATCGCCCAGCCCAATCTCACGGCCGAGCAGCAGGACCTGCTGGAGCAGCTCCTGTTCCGGATGCAGGCCGTGCGCCGCGCCAAGCGCAGCAAATACATTGTGCTGAACGCCCCCGTGTCGGCCCTGGAGGAAGTGCGCCGGTTGCTGCCGGGCATCAAGTCGCCCACCATCACGCCGCTGGCCGAGGCCGGCTGGGTGTCGGTGCAGTCGGTGGTGCAGGAGGATGAGTTCTGGCACATCACCAGCCAACTCAAAGCCGTGGGTGCCGAGGGCATCCTCGTGTTACCCATTGAGAAGATGATTGCCTAA